From the Deinococcus radiophilus genome, one window contains:
- the pheS gene encoding phenylalanine--tRNA ligase subunit alpha — protein sequence MQQEALAEIAAAGDLDALQQVKTKYVGKKGLITQQLGSLGGLAPEERKSRGAEINVVRQAVQGALDKREALLKRAALDAKLQGEALDVTLPGLGLPSGGLHPINRVYSDLIGIFTRLGYEVAEGPEVEEEHYNFGALNIPWYHPARELQDTFWLKDGPDGSSEPGVPRRLLRTHTSNMQIRYMVEHEPPLKMVSRGKVYRYEATDATHEAMFHQLEGLVVGEGISMADLKGTIAEMARGLYGAGAKVRFQPSYYPFVEPGADFAVWWENPRGESKWLELGGCGMVHPHVFKAVDDLREAAGKERVYEGLTGFAFGLGPERIAMLKYGIPDIRYFYANDPRVMRQFRGELG from the coding sequence ATGCAACAAGAAGCACTGGCAGAAATCGCCGCTGCCGGAGACCTGGACGCACTGCAACAGGTCAAGACCAAATATGTGGGCAAAAAGGGCCTGATCACCCAGCAGCTCGGCAGTCTGGGCGGGCTGGCCCCTGAGGAACGCAAGTCCCGCGGCGCCGAGATCAACGTGGTGCGGCAGGCGGTTCAGGGCGCACTGGATAAGCGCGAAGCTTTACTCAAGCGAGCAGCCCTGGACGCCAAATTGCAGGGTGAGGCGCTGGACGTGACCCTGCCGGGGTTGGGCCTGCCCAGCGGCGGCCTGCACCCCATCAACCGGGTGTACAGCGATCTGATCGGGATTTTCACCCGCTTGGGCTACGAGGTGGCGGAGGGACCGGAGGTTGAGGAGGAACACTACAACTTCGGGGCGCTGAACATTCCCTGGTATCACCCTGCCCGCGAATTGCAAGACACCTTCTGGCTGAAAGATGGGCCAGACGGCTCATCGGAACCGGGTGTGCCTCGCCGGCTGCTCCGCACCCACACCTCCAACATGCAGATTCGCTACATGGTGGAACACGAGCCGCCACTGAAGATGGTGTCCAGAGGCAAGGTGTACCGCTATGAAGCCACCGACGCCACCCACGAGGCCATGTTCCATCAGCTCGAAGGCCTGGTGGTGGGCGAGGGGATCAGCATGGCGGACCTCAAGGGCACCATCGCTGAAATGGCGCGTGGCCTGTATGGGGCCGGGGCCAAGGTGCGCTTTCAGCCCAGCTATTACCCCTTTGTGGAGCCGGGCGCCGACTTTGCGGTGTGGTGGGAAAACCCGCGCGGCGAGAGCAAGTGGCTGGAGCTGGGCGGCTGCGGCATGGTTCATCCCCATGTCTTTAAGGCGGTGGACGATCTGCGCGAAGCGGCAGGCAAGGAGCGCGTGTACGAGGGCCTGACCGGCTTCGCGTTCGGCCTGGGGCCGGAGCGCATCGCCATGCTGAAATACGGCATTCCCGACATCCGCTACTTCTACGCCAACGACCCGCGTGTGATGCGGCAGTTTAGGGGAGAGCTGGGGTGA
- a CDS encoding peroxiredoxin, protein MKPVLGQPAPEFSATSDDGRTVSLAGLRGRWAVLYFYPKASSPGCSTEAQRFEHSLPQFAALGAEVIGISTDGAAGQAAFRAKCGLSFALLPDTDKTICRTYGVMGGLTGLVGLPGRASFVIDPAGVLVYQRHDLNHTVHVPGALQALRQAQAR, encoded by the coding sequence ATGAAACCTGTCCTTGGCCAGCCTGCCCCGGAGTTCAGTGCCACCAGCGACGATGGACGCACCGTCTCGCTGGCCGGTCTGCGCGGACGCTGGGCGGTGCTGTACTTTTACCCCAAAGCCAGCAGCCCCGGCTGCTCTACCGAAGCGCAGCGCTTTGAGCATTCGCTGCCGCAGTTTGCCGCGCTGGGCGCAGAGGTGATCGGCATCAGCACCGATGGGGCGGCGGGGCAAGCGGCTTTTCGCGCCAAGTGCGGGTTGTCGTTTGCCCTACTGCCCGACACCGACAAGACCATTTGCCGCACTTACGGCGTCATGGGTGGCCTGACCGGGCTGGTTGGTCTGCCGGGCCGGGCTTCGTTCGTGATTGATCCGGCAGGGGTGTTGGTGTATCAGCGGCATGACCTTAATCACACCGTGCATGTGCCGGGCGCGCTGCAAGCACTGCGGCAAGCCCAAGCGAGATGA
- a CDS encoding GNAT family N-acetyltransferase: MPADSLDRDLGGGYLLRPVAPDEFEAVYARREPELFSGQVYDWSDLPRVPQPEAQVMTFFLLRGGEFAGLHRARQRDAYTVNMSVTGLLPAHRGQGVYTRLLPPLLELYRAAGYTFVTSHHHPTNNAVLIPKLRAGFVIQGMQMARAGLMVELLYSFDQNYRDYLERLCGHQAAATNETPQGEPHP; encoded by the coding sequence ATGCCCGCTGACTCCTTAGACCGCGACCTGGGCGGCGGGTACCTCCTGCGCCCGGTCGCGCCTGACGAGTTTGAGGCGGTCTACGCCAGGCGCGAGCCAGAGCTGTTCAGCGGTCAGGTCTACGACTGGTCCGACCTGCCCCGTGTGCCGCAACCAGAGGCGCAAGTGATGACCTTCTTCCTGCTGCGCGGCGGCGAGTTCGCGGGGCTACACCGCGCCCGTCAGCGCGACGCCTACACCGTCAACATGAGCGTGACCGGCCTGCTGCCCGCACACCGGGGCCAGGGCGTGTATACGCGTTTGCTGCCGCCGCTGCTGGAGCTGTACCGGGCGGCGGGCTACACCTTTGTGACCAGCCATCACCACCCCACCAACAACGCCGTGCTGATTCCCAAGCTGCGGGCCGGCTTCGTGATTCAGGGGATGCAAATGGCCCGCGCCGGTCTGATGGTGGAGCTGCTTTACAGTTTTGACCAGAACTACCGCGACTACTTGGAGCGGCTGTGCGGCCACCAGGCCGCCGCAACGAACGAAACCCCACAAGGAGAACCCCACCCATGA
- a CDS encoding potassium/proton antiporter, whose protein sequence is MGQGRPHLQTELLLLILGILLLVSLVVGRVGGRLGVPGLLLFLGVGMLAGTDGLGIEFSNYALAQGLGTLALCFILFQGGLSTDWKETRPVVGRGLVLATLGVLITAGIMALFGHYVLGLPWLIAWLLGAIVSSTDASAVFSVLKERQLGLQGEIAPLLEFESGGNDPMAVFLTVGILTLIAQPELGPLSIVPLFVKQMLIGAVLGFVLGRAALTVLRKLPLQFEGLYPVLTIALALMIFSGTALAGGSGFLAIYIAGVLLGNSAFAHKRSLISFHDGLSWLMQVLMFLTLGLLVNPHELLPNAGSAVLAALTLVFLARPAAVFLSLLPFRMPLPQTAMIAWVGLRGAVPIVLATFPLLAGVPYAQELFNVVFFMVLVSVLLQGTTLPQMANLLGVREPFVAPASHPLTFTPTGHGKNDMVEVEVQPGSQADGAMIMDLPLPEEALIMLIHREAEYLVPKGPTELRGGDSLLVLAFPEDLDEMRAYLHAGATTS, encoded by the coding sequence ATGGGACAAGGGAGGCCACATCTGCAAACTGAACTGTTACTGCTGATTCTGGGGATCCTGCTGCTGGTCAGCCTGGTGGTGGGGCGGGTCGGGGGACGCCTGGGCGTGCCGGGGCTGCTGCTGTTCCTGGGCGTGGGCATGCTGGCCGGCACCGACGGGCTGGGCATCGAGTTCAGCAACTACGCGCTGGCGCAGGGTCTGGGCACACTGGCACTGTGCTTCATCCTGTTTCAGGGCGGGCTGAGCACCGACTGGAAAGAAACCCGCCCGGTGGTGGGACGCGGTCTGGTTCTGGCTACGCTGGGCGTCCTGATCACGGCGGGCATCATGGCGCTGTTCGGGCACTACGTGCTGGGCCTGCCCTGGCTGATTGCCTGGCTGCTGGGCGCCATCGTCAGCTCGACCGACGCCAGCGCGGTCTTCTCGGTGCTCAAGGAGCGGCAACTGGGCCTACAGGGTGAGATCGCCCCACTGCTGGAGTTCGAGTCCGGCGGCAACGATCCGATGGCCGTTTTTCTGACCGTCGGTATCCTGACCCTGATCGCGCAGCCGGAATTGGGACCACTGAGTATCGTGCCCCTGTTCGTCAAGCAGATGCTGATCGGGGCCGTTCTGGGGTTCGTGCTGGGACGCGCCGCTCTGACCGTCCTGCGGAAATTGCCTCTCCAGTTCGAGGGACTCTATCCAGTGCTGACCATCGCCCTGGCCCTGATGATCTTCAGCGGTACGGCGCTGGCCGGTGGCAGCGGTTTTCTGGCGATTTACATCGCCGGGGTGCTCCTGGGCAACAGCGCCTTTGCCCATAAGCGCAGCCTGATCTCGTTTCACGACGGCCTCTCGTGGCTGATGCAAGTGCTGATGTTCCTGACGCTGGGCCTGCTGGTCAACCCCCACGAACTGCTGCCCAATGCGGGAAGTGCCGTCCTGGCGGCCCTCACGCTGGTCTTTCTCGCCAGGCCAGCCGCAGTCTTCCTGAGCCTGTTGCCCTTCCGTATGCCCCTGCCGCAGACCGCCATGATCGCCTGGGTGGGTCTGCGTGGTGCAGTGCCGATCGTGCTGGCGACGTTTCCACTGCTGGCCGGGGTGCCCTATGCCCAGGAACTGTTCAACGTGGTGTTCTTTATGGTGCTGGTCAGCGTGCTGCTCCAGGGCACGACCCTGCCGCAGATGGCGAACCTGCTGGGAGTGCGCGAACCCTTCGTCGCTCCCGCCAGCCACCCGCTGACCTTCACGCCCACCGGACACGGCAAAAACGACATGGTAGAGGTAGAAGTGCAGCCGGGGAGCCAGGCCGACGGAGCCATGATCATGGACCTGCCACTCCCCGAAGAAGCGCTGATTATGCTGATTCACCGTGAGGCCGAGTATCTGGTGCCCAAAGGCCCCACCGAGCTGCGCGGCGGCGACAGCCTGCTGGTGCTGGCCTTTCCCGAAGATCTGGACGAGATGCGGGCCTACTTACACGCCGGGGCAACGACGTCCTGA
- a CDS encoding transposase — protein MYKQVSGERAHILSQRILDIPETLYQRRSLEASLHLFHSPGQKIKFSQAEGASPSALSRFFNVYDWDSDRCWDETQDIQWRILLDVAHSKRRPRLRLSVDLTTVEKVGTQLPFVSVYNGRHGIHLVVLFAEYGELKFPISYRVYQGKHTGTPVTLAQDLLEEVPDFVGKRFRIRMLADSGFESAAFLEGVQRLGFEFVVGVRSNRRTDHPGRVTVADCPHGGYVNLANWSLETLSLGRVDRGDREFFAVSSELLEGDEIVAEGGRRWTLESFFKEGKHQFGLAQFALRTARGLDRWILMVFLAFTLTILHRSEGMTLKEAARLALYTLFPVVRLNHLLSQLQKEREFLLQHGYSLSYARCNL, from the coding sequence GTGTACAAACAGGTTTCAGGGGAGCGCGCCCATATTCTCTCACAGCGGATTCTGGACATTCCAGAGACGCTGTACCAACGGCGAAGCCTGGAGGCTTCGCTGCACCTTTTCCACAGTCCAGGCCAGAAGATCAAATTCAGCCAAGCTGAAGGAGCCAGCCCCAGTGCACTGAGTCGCTTCTTCAACGTCTATGACTGGGATTCAGACCGTTGCTGGGACGAGACGCAGGACATCCAGTGGCGCATTTTGTTGGACGTAGCTCACTCCAAACGCCGACCTCGGTTGCGGCTCAGTGTGGATCTGACCACGGTGGAAAAGGTGGGGACCCAGTTGCCCTTTGTCAGTGTGTACAACGGTAGACATGGCATCCACCTGGTCGTCCTGTTTGCCGAATATGGGGAACTGAAGTTCCCCATTTCCTACCGGGTGTACCAGGGCAAGCACACCGGTACCCCGGTCACGTTGGCCCAGGACCTGCTGGAGGAGGTGCCGGACTTCGTGGGGAAGCGCTTTCGGATCCGCATGTTGGCCGACAGCGGATTTGAATCCGCTGCCTTTCTGGAAGGCGTGCAGCGCCTTGGTTTTGAGTTTGTGGTGGGTGTGAGGAGCAACCGGCGCACGGACCATCCTGGGCGGGTGACGGTGGCGGACTGTCCGCATGGAGGCTATGTCAACTTGGCCAACTGGTCTCTGGAAACGCTGTCTCTGGGGAGAGTAGACCGTGGGGACCGTGAATTCTTCGCGGTGTCGTCTGAACTGTTGGAGGGGGACGAGATCGTTGCTGAGGGTGGGCGGCGCTGGACATTGGAGTCCTTTTTCAAGGAAGGTAAGCACCAGTTTGGGTTGGCGCAGTTCGCGCTGCGAACTGCCAGGGGTCTGGACCGCTGGATTCTGATGGTCTTCCTGGCCTTCACCCTGACCATACTGCATCGCTCAGAAGGGATGACCTTGAAAGAGGCGGCACGCCTGGCCCTGTATACCCTGTTCCCCGTAGTCAGGCTCAACCATCTTCTGAGTCAGCTCCAAAAAGAACGAGAATTTCTTCTCCAGCACGGCTATTCGCTCAGCTATGCAAGGTGCAACTTATGA
- a CDS encoding transposase, protein MSEVWRPSRWTRQQMEERRLAALPMLSDMTLSSKTIAQRFGVSASTVPTWRQRLRHGDTLEATFSSGRPSFLTDHQVAEIMAMIEAGPDPQRFPDGRWTTARIRDEIGCRYGVWYDHDWVGKLLLRWGFSWQKAEKRPLEQNAEQVDAWLEAELPVLEKKDR, encoded by the coding sequence GTGAGTGAGGTTTGGCGGCCCAGCCGATGGACACGTCAGCAGATGGAAGAGCGGCGACTCGCCGCTCTTCCGATGCTCTCCGATATGACCCTGTCCTCCAAGACGATTGCCCAGCGTTTTGGTGTCAGCGCCAGCACTGTTCCTACCTGGCGGCAGCGCTTACGACATGGCGATACCCTTGAAGCTACTTTCTCCTCTGGACGTCCCTCCTTTCTCACCGATCACCAAGTGGCTGAAATCATGGCGATGATTGAGGCAGGGCCAGATCCACAGCGTTTTCCAGACGGGCGCTGGACTACCGCACGTATTCGCGACGAGATTGGATGCAGATATGGTGTCTGGTATGACCACGACTGGGTCGGAAAGCTGCTGTTACGCTGGGGCTTTTCCTGGCAGAAAGCAGAAAAACGCCCGTTGGAACAGAATGCTGAGCAGGTCGACGCTTGGCTGGAAGCAGAGCTTCCAGTCCTGGAAAAAAAAGATAGATGA
- a CDS encoding DsbA family protein, producing MIQKTKLTYVTDTYCIWCWGFGEALRGFADANADQIELEVLPGGLLVGERVQAVGQKEGVLESAQRMTEMTGVATGEGFRDAVQEGSTVLDSGVAARAFWALHSLAPEHGLDIAHALQHAWYEDGQDLHDTAVISQVARDLGLDPEAAAQAYAAPESEAQAQAGFERRKELDVPGYPSLLVYGPNGPQRIGGAKATPEKLTAAFQKIRSGEALPTDDAE from the coding sequence ATGATCCAGAAAACCAAATTGACCTATGTCACCGACACTTACTGCATCTGGTGCTGGGGTTTCGGTGAAGCGCTGCGTGGTTTTGCGGATGCCAATGCCGATCAGATTGAGCTGGAGGTGCTGCCAGGTGGTTTGCTGGTGGGCGAGCGTGTGCAGGCCGTAGGCCAGAAGGAAGGCGTGCTGGAAAGCGCCCAGCGCATGACCGAAATGACTGGTGTAGCTACCGGTGAAGGCTTCCGTGACGCAGTGCAGGAGGGCAGCACAGTGCTGGATTCCGGAGTGGCGGCACGGGCGTTCTGGGCCCTCCACTCGCTGGCGCCGGAACACGGGCTGGATATCGCCCATGCCCTGCAACACGCCTGGTATGAGGACGGCCAGGATCTGCATGACACCGCCGTGATTTCACAGGTGGCGCGTGACCTGGGCCTGGACCCTGAGGCGGCTGCCCAGGCTTACGCTGCGCCGGAGTCGGAAGCCCAGGCCCAGGCCGGGTTCGAGCGCCGCAAGGAGCTGGATGTTCCCGGTTATCCCAGCCTCTTGGTGTACGGCCCCAACGGTCCGCAGCGCATTGGGGGCGCCAAAGCCACCCCAGAGAAGCTGACGGCTGCCTTTCAGAAGATCCGGAGTGGAGAGGCGCTGCCCACAGACGACGCTGAATAG
- a CDS encoding antibiotic biosynthesis monooxygenase family protein, whose translation MIAVANRIPVNPEHAQAFEQRFLDRPGQVERQPGFVATHLLRPTAPDQPYTVLTYWESRDAFEAWRASPDFREGHKGGHTLPEGTVTGRNQLEIWEVFSRTGRVE comes from the coding sequence ATGATTGCCGTCGCCAACCGCATCCCCGTGAATCCGGAGCACGCCCAGGCCTTTGAGCAGCGTTTTCTTGACCGTCCGGGCCAGGTCGAGCGGCAGCCTGGCTTCGTCGCCACCCACCTGCTGCGGCCCACCGCCCCAGACCAGCCCTACACCGTGCTGACCTATTGGGAGAGCCGGGACGCGTTCGAAGCTTGGCGCGCTTCGCCGGATTTCCGGGAAGGTCATAAGGGTGGCCACACCCTGCCTGAAGGCACGGTGACGGGCCGCAACCAGCTGGAAATCTGGGAGGTGTTCAGCCGCACCGGACGGGTAGAGTGA
- a CDS encoding NUDIX hydrolase, translating into MSAQPQRIRSVALIYSEAGEVLLILRRKEGRHYATLPGGGIEDGETPAQACAREVLEEVSLTVQVGPEVAVMENLGNREYYFLAEVLGGEMGLGDGPEALRQSEDNHYDPQWVKLSRLEAVNLLPTEVRALVREHAR; encoded by the coding sequence ATGAGTGCTCAACCCCAGCGCATTCGCTCCGTTGCTCTGATCTATAGCGAGGCAGGCGAAGTGCTGCTGATCCTGCGCCGCAAAGAAGGCCGCCACTACGCCACGCTGCCGGGTGGCGGCATAGAAGACGGTGAAACCCCCGCTCAGGCCTGCGCCCGCGAGGTGCTCGAAGAGGTCAGTTTGACCGTGCAGGTCGGCCCAGAAGTGGCGGTCATGGAGAACCTCGGCAACCGCGAATACTACTTCCTTGCCGAGGTGTTGGGCGGTGAAATGGGCCTGGGCGACGGCCCCGAAGCCCTGCGCCAGAGCGAAGACAACCATTACGATCCGCAGTGGGTGAAGCTGAGCCGGTTGGAGGCGGTCAACCTGCTGCCCACAGAGGTGCGGGCGCTGGTGCGTGAGCATGCCCGCTGA
- a CDS encoding gamma-glutamylcyclotransferase, translating into MTETFAIPCAAALIRCEVAGQPCVLLQTRHKPGAGIENALLELPAGKVREYESLFDTLRREVAEETGLTVTHIGGEAETWRGESLGYAVQTSEPYCVTQNLSGGYSILLSTFLCEAEGEARGSTESHSPRWVPLTEVLGLLDTQPEIFYPMHIGALRQYAARICADVGHVFVYGTLKSGQRNAAWASAVAAPISVQPATLCGFTLHHLGRYPGVLPGGGEVSGELLTYPPEALGAALAHLDELEGYGGHNHPDNLFARELRRVTLPDGRTVTAWVYVYARPLHQPSPVSGGVWQDDLPLAFPKRSHP; encoded by the coding sequence ATGACCGAAACCTTCGCCATTCCCTGCGCCGCTGCGCTGATCCGCTGTGAGGTGGCTGGGCAGCCCTGCGTACTGCTCCAGACGCGCCACAAGCCTGGGGCCGGGATAGAAAACGCCCTTCTAGAGCTACCAGCGGGAAAAGTGCGCGAGTACGAAAGCCTCTTTGACACCCTGCGCCGCGAGGTGGCCGAGGAAACTGGACTCACCGTGACCCACATTGGTGGTGAGGCAGAAACCTGGAGAGGTGAAAGCCTTGGTTACGCTGTGCAGACCTCTGAGCCCTACTGCGTGACACAGAACCTATCAGGCGGATATTCCATTCTGCTCAGCACTTTTCTGTGTGAGGCGGAGGGCGAAGCACGTGGCAGCACCGAAAGCCACAGCCCGCGCTGGGTGCCGCTCACCGAGGTGCTGGGCCTGTTGGACACCCAGCCCGAAATTTTTTACCCCATGCACATTGGGGCGCTGCGGCAGTACGCAGCACGGATCTGCGCGGACGTGGGGCACGTGTTCGTGTACGGCACGCTGAAATCCGGCCAGCGCAATGCGGCCTGGGCTTCGGCAGTGGCGGCGCCCATCTCCGTACAACCTGCCACGCTCTGCGGTTTTACGCTGCACCATCTGGGCCGCTATCCAGGGGTGCTGCCGGGCGGGGGAGAGGTGAGCGGCGAATTGCTGACTTACCCGCCGGAGGCACTTGGCGCGGCCCTGGCCCATCTGGATGAACTGGAGGGCTACGGGGGCCACAACCATCCGGACAACCTGTTTGCCCGCGAGCTGCGCCGCGTCACCCTACCGGACGGCCGCACTGTCACCGCCTGGGTCTATGTGTATGCGCGGCCTCTGCATCAGCCATCACCCGTCTCTGGAGGCGTCTGGCAGGATGACCTGCCGCTGGCCTTCCCAAAAAGGAGTCACCCATGA
- a CDS encoding phenylalanine--tRNA ligase subunit beta, whose amino-acid sequence MKIPYSWLKELLPDLPSVSELEPILAGMGLPLEGTEEVGTVPEGVVLVEVASTEPIEGTKLTKITFDAGPQHGTHTIASGAPNAVGLSAGTLLALVTPGTELGGMTYGVREMQGVESWGMAASEKELGIGENNAGVMLIAPGEAPAGTPLRDLWPADTVLDIEVTPNRADVLSALGLARDLAAFLGLELREPQKGPVAQGEGEIRVSLPPKGLVLERDTTGTYRDGCDHFVARTVSGVHNGPSPLWMQRRITLSGMRPRNLLVDASNYVMLELGQPTAIYDRAEVQEDALLVSFGLQQGEDVTDLLGQTHRVGQEDLLILDGRHRGIPSVAEAFASVGQPQQTDGVLGIAGVIGAEYGHVTAQTTDAVIESAHFDPVLVRRTASRLGLKTDAAYRFERGVDPLLPPRAADRLVGLLADAGATIYPGATVVGDPTPSLPGPIQTAGDQIRALLGMHIDTAEMRDILTRLGCQVSGEGEDLTVQPPSWRVDMHIWQDLAEEVARLHGYAELPETLPTLRPHDSNLGASQASERRDALRRTLSGLGFQEAVTYTFTSDAEAAQARSEAPGVRLQNPMTADRTALRTALYPSLLRAAGAYGKGERTLLFEIGRIFPAAGEQERLGLLMRGDLAARNHTDGVRGGYGVFRGLLEAFAAAQGASLEIQQLRGEEVPGALHPGIAGAVVWNGERIGWLGALHPEVAAEFGLKGDTFLAELHLPLPERTWTFADPSRAPAAWRDLAVIVPRGVSYGEIVAVLRQTGGELLESVEPFDVYTGEQVGEGQRSVAVRLTYRAAQTLTDADVDPVFQAQIEAVRAQGWAIRDK is encoded by the coding sequence ATGAAAATTCCCTATTCCTGGCTCAAAGAACTGCTGCCAGACCTGCCCTCTGTTTCTGAACTCGAACCCATCCTGGCCGGGATGGGTCTGCCGCTGGAAGGCACCGAAGAAGTCGGCACAGTGCCCGAAGGCGTGGTCCTGGTCGAGGTCGCCAGCACCGAACCGATCGAAGGCACCAAACTGACCAAAATCACTTTTGATGCAGGACCGCAGCACGGCACGCACACCATCGCCAGTGGTGCGCCGAACGCGGTGGGCTTGAGTGCGGGCACACTGCTGGCCCTGGTCACCCCCGGCACGGAGCTGGGCGGGATGACCTACGGCGTGCGCGAGATGCAGGGCGTGGAGAGCTGGGGCATGGCCGCCAGCGAAAAGGAACTGGGCATCGGGGAGAACAATGCTGGCGTGATGCTGATCGCACCGGGCGAAGCCCCGGCCGGCACACCGCTACGCGACCTGTGGCCCGCCGACACTGTGCTGGACATCGAAGTGACCCCCAACCGCGCCGATGTGCTGAGTGCCCTGGGCCTGGCCCGTGATCTGGCGGCCTTCCTGGGCTTGGAGCTGCGCGAGCCGCAGAAAGGTCCAGTTGCCCAGGGTGAAGGTGAAATCCGCGTGTCGTTGCCGCCCAAGGGACTGGTCTTGGAGCGCGACACCACCGGCACCTACCGCGACGGCTGTGACCACTTTGTGGCGCGCACCGTCTCTGGCGTACACAACGGCCCCAGCCCGCTGTGGATGCAGCGCCGCATCACCCTGAGTGGCATGCGCCCACGCAACCTGCTGGTGGACGCCAGCAACTACGTGATGCTGGAACTGGGCCAGCCCACCGCCATCTATGACCGCGCCGAAGTGCAGGAAGATGCCTTGCTGGTCAGCTTCGGGTTGCAGCAGGGCGAGGATGTGACCGACCTGCTTGGTCAGACGCACCGCGTAGGCCAGGAAGACCTACTGATCCTGGATGGTCGTCACCGGGGCATTCCCAGTGTGGCTGAGGCGTTCGCGTCGGTGGGTCAACCCCAGCAGACGGACGGTGTGTTGGGCATTGCCGGTGTCATCGGGGCAGAGTACGGTCATGTGACCGCGCAGACCACCGATGCGGTCATCGAGTCGGCGCACTTTGACCCGGTGCTGGTGCGGCGGACCGCTTCGCGCCTGGGGCTTAAGACCGACGCCGCTTACCGCTTCGAGCGTGGGGTGGACCCGCTGCTGCCCCCCCGCGCCGCTGACCGTCTGGTGGGCCTGCTGGCTGACGCGGGCGCCACCATTTATCCCGGCGCCACGGTGGTGGGCGACCCCACACCCAGCCTGCCGGGCCCTATCCAGACGGCGGGTGACCAGATTCGTGCCCTGCTGGGTATGCACATTGACACCGCCGAAATGCGGGACATCCTGACCCGGCTGGGCTGCCAGGTGAGCGGCGAGGGTGAGGATCTGACCGTGCAGCCGCCCTCTTGGCGGGTGGACATGCACATCTGGCAGGACTTGGCCGAAGAAGTGGCCCGTTTGCATGGGTACGCCGAGTTGCCCGAAACCCTACCTACCCTGCGTCCGCATGACAGCAACCTGGGCGCCTCGCAGGCCAGCGAACGCCGCGATGCGCTGCGCCGGACCCTGAGCGGTCTGGGCTTTCAGGAAGCCGTGACCTACACCTTTACCAGCGACGCTGAAGCGGCGCAGGCCCGTAGTGAAGCCCCCGGCGTGCGCCTGCAAAATCCTATGACAGCGGACCGCACCGCCCTGCGGACCGCGCTGTACCCGTCATTGCTGCGGGCGGCAGGAGCTTACGGCAAGGGTGAGCGTACCTTGCTGTTCGAGATCGGTCGGATTTTCCCGGCGGCAGGGGAGCAAGAACGCCTGGGCCTGCTGATGCGCGGCGATCTGGCTGCCCGTAACCACACCGACGGCGTACGTGGTGGCTACGGCGTGTTCCGTGGCCTGCTGGAAGCGTTTGCGGCGGCACAGGGGGCCAGCCTTGAGATTCAGCAACTGCGCGGCGAAGAGGTTCCTGGTGCGCTGCACCCAGGCATTGCAGGGGCAGTGGTCTGGAACGGTGAACGCATCGGCTGGCTCGGCGCATTACACCCCGAGGTCGCCGCTGAATTCGGCCTGAAGGGCGACACCTTCTTGGCCGAGCTGCACCTGCCCTTGCCAGAGCGCACCTGGACCTTCGCTGATCCTAGCCGGGCTCCGGCCGCCTGGCGCGACCTGGCCGTCATTGTTCCGCGGGGCGTCAGCTACGGTGAAATCGTGGCCGTGCTGCGGCAGACGGGCGGCGAATTGCTGGAAAGTGTAGAGCCGTTCGATGTCTACACCGGCGAGCAGGTGGGCGAAGGACAGCGCAGTGTGGCGGTGCGCCTGACCTACCGCGCCGCGCAGACCTTGACCGACGCGGACGTGGACCCGGTGTTCCAAGCCCAAATTGAGGCGGTGCGGGCGCAGGGGTGGGCCATCCGGGACAAGTAG
- a CDS encoding GNAT family N-acetyltransferase, with protein MSVSVRLAPRNDVPDIVRVCSAGWRDTYHGIYSAAYADAVIAKYYGPQRIAAEIGPSDSGEGWQWDGWLVAELGGEVIGAAGGGPTGADTWEVFVLYLDPDQRRKGAGRALLRAMTEQALAHGAREQWVSVAQENEKGLPFYRALGFEVRAQSESQSESTGEPLRNVRMARPIGAA; from the coding sequence GTGAGTGTCTCGGTGCGCCTCGCTCCGCGAAATGACGTGCCCGACATCGTGCGCGTCTGTTCGGCTGGTTGGCGTGATACCTACCACGGGATTTATTCTGCCGCCTATGCCGATGCCGTGATCGCCAAATATTACGGGCCACAGCGCATCGCCGCAGAAATTGGTCCCAGTGACAGCGGTGAAGGCTGGCAGTGGGACGGCTGGCTGGTGGCCGAGCTGGGCGGTGAGGTGATCGGCGCAGCGGGCGGCGGGCCAACCGGAGCGGATACCTGGGAAGTGTTCGTGTTGTATCTCGACCCGGACCAGCGAAGAAAAGGCGCAGGCCGCGCTCTGCTGAGGGCCATGACCGAGCAAGCGCTGGCGCACGGAGCGCGGGAACAGTGGGTCAGTGTGGCTCAGGAGAATGAAAAAGGGCTGCCGTTTTACCGTGCCCTGGGCTTTGAGGTGCGCGCACAAAGCGAAAGTCAGAGCGAGAGCACCGGCGAGCCCCTGCGGAATGTCCGTATGGCCCGGCCGATAGGTGCTGCATGA